Sequence from the Sciurus carolinensis chromosome 1, mSciCar1.2, whole genome shotgun sequence genome:
TTGATGGTTGAGGGTCAGGAGTGCAgggctgctggggttacagggtCCCAGGAACAGAGACCCCTGGGGGGTTGGGCTGACCCCTCAAAAGCTCTTCATTTGCTTGAGGATGCTAAAAATCGCCCAGGTCAAGCCTACTACAAGGTGCTGGAACCAGAGAGCAAGCACCGAAgagcaaatgaaatgaaaattggtCTCAGGGGGCTatcagcagcccagggagcagggcTTTGAATGTGctgccctttcctctctgttcctCGGCAGCCCACCCTGGCACCAAGGCTTGTCTGTGACCAGCTGTCCTCTGGGGCCTTGGGCTGGGCAGCTGGACCCAGTGGTTCCACCAATCTCATGTTGTGGACACGGTGCCTGGGCAGGTGGGGCTGCTGGAGGAGTGCTGGCTGCCCCCATCAGAACTGCAGATTCCGAGCTGGGACAGCCAGCCAGGAGTGGAAGGCAGCAGAGGCAAGCGCCAGAGCCAGAGGAAAGGCAAGACAGCCCAGCAGGACAGAGGCCTGAGGACAGCATGCCTGCTGGGCCTAGGAGAGGGGAAGACTGGCCTGGTCAGGGTGTCCCCAGCAAGTGCCCACAGGGCACCTAGAGTTGGGAGGATGAGCTATGCTGGTTTGTGAGGGCAAAGCACCTCCTACTGGGCAGCTTAAGCAACAGGgcccagttctggaggccagaggaCCAAAAATCAAGGCTCAGCAGGCCCTGTCCCCCAGGCCATGGCCTCCCACTGCCTCCTGCATGCCAGTACCCTGGCAACCCTTGCTTGTGGGAGCGCCCCAGCTGTGGCCACTCCCTGACTTCTCTTCTTGTAAGGACCCGATTCCACTGGATCAGGGCCCCCAGTGACTTCATCTTAACCAACCACGTCTGCAAAGACTCAATTTCCCAACAAGGCCCCTTCACAGATATTGGGCGTCAGGACGAGCGTGAACTGGTGAAGTGGGTGGGTGTGCAGGTTCCTGCACAGGACTCCTGGCTTCCTCCAGGCCTTACTCCCAATTTTGCCTCATTTGGGCTATTCTGAAAAGGTCTGGGTGGATGGGATGCCTTGGGAGGACCCCTCTGCATGTGGGTTCTGCCTGCAGTCACCTCGGGCTAGTCAGAGAGAGAGCCAGCTGCAGGTGCCTCCACACCAACATGGGGCAGAAAAGAAATGCTGTCCTCTGAGCCCCCACAAGCATACCCTGAGGTGGCCCAGTGCCCTCTGCTCAAGTGCACATCCTACCTGGCAGGTCTGAGTACCTCAGGCCCTGTGCCTCCCAGGGCTTGACACCACGTCCCCATCCAGTGTCCACTGTGACCTGTCTACAATTCCAGGACCAGGAGAGCAGGTGGCTGTGGCCACACAATGTGTGGGGAGGCTTCAGTCGTAGGTCCCAAGTCCTGAAACTGTTCTGACACGAGGACGTGGGACGTCAGCCAGGGTAGACTCCATTCTGCTTTAAAACTTGGTGTTAAGTTGGATATAAAGCATCCAACCTTGCAGGTCGAAACCAGCTGCATACTGGCAACTCCATGTGGTTTGTCTGAATCCTAAAGCTCATGACCCTGCCTGCAGGTGTCCATGGTGCCAGGGCCTGGTCTCAGGGATCTTCCTTAAACATTCCCTGAACATTTGGCAAGCACATGTGCGGATGTTCACACCTGAACTGAGGCCATCTTGGACATCTGTGATGCCTGTGGGTAGAGTGCGTGAGGTGCACGAACTGGTGAAGTGGGTGGAGTAGAGTGCCAGCCCTGGctgagtcctggctctgccccagGCCATGTGGTCCTTGAATCTGCAGCCTCTCCAGGTTCCTTTCCTCACCTGGGTAGTAGAGATAGGCCAGTTGCTCAACTGATTCCAGGGTCCAGACAGGACACCCCAGATGGGAATGGCAGGCAGGAATCTGGGTCCTGTGTTATCAACACCCTTGGGGAACTTGCCACTACTTTGGTGGGCAGGGCCCTTCTGCTGCCCTGATTCTTCAAGTCCCATCTAGGAGTGACGTACCAGCCGTGTCTTTGTCCTGGCTTCGAGGGCCTGGGGACTGTCTGGCCTCATGCTCTGGGGTAGGAGATGGTCTTCAGATTGCTGGCAACAGACTCCCCTCACTACCTTTCAACAAAATAACCCAATCCTGCACCTGAATTCACAGCCTGAGAACTCCAAAAGTCATTAGGCCACCCAGAGAACCCAGCCCAGACGAGAAGCAGGTGTTCCACCTGCACAGGCTGCGCTGGTCACCTATCCATGTCACCTCATGCAGTGACCACAGTGTTCCCTTTTGTGtggaacccatggccttgcacaCATTAGGCGAGTGCTTCAACATGAGCCATACAtaccccagccccagcaattgCTTCCCACATCACATAGGTGCACAAAAAGGGCATGGGGGATGCTAAGTGTTGTGGTCCCTGAGTCGGCATAGCAGCAGGCGAATCCTGGTTCCTTAAGACGCAACCTGGAAAGTCTGGTCAACACTCCGAGGACTCAGATTCCTGGGAATCGTGCCGAGTCTGAGCAACTGGGAATCCGAAGGCCTGTGTGGAAGCCTTAAAAGGAAAGTCTGTTCAGAAAGAGACACACTACTGACTTATGTGTAAACTTTTAAGAGAAATGGACggtttaaaaattcttctatgtTTAACATACAGTGGCCCGGTCAGCCACTCGAGATGTTGACAgatcaacccacaaactccaagttctgaataaaaatcttttcttaaatagtaaaaaaaaaaaaaaaaaaagaaagaaaaagaaaaaaaaaaaaaaaagatctgcaCACTGTTTATGCAGAGCTCTCTTCTACACAGACGTACCACACTTACAATAGGCCATGGTGACCACGGAGCCATGCTCACCATGAACTCATTCAAGAAACAGATCACAATGCCATTGAAGCTAGTTAACGTTAGACCAATTCAAATCTCAGACACACATGACAGATAAAACCCACTAGACACGAGAGTAACCTGTCCAAATAACAGTGACAACTTTGGATGGCAACACAGGTGGGTCTGACACATGGGCCTGCAGGGCGGTTTCTCTGCCCCTTCCAGGTTGGGGGAGCTGCAGACCCCAGCAGTCAAGGAGGCTCCTCCTGACTTTACCCAAAGCCAGGCAGCGACTAGGCTGGGCACATGCTGGCCACGTCCAGGGGCAGGAGGAGCCACATTAGGAGGCACCTCCAGGAGTCTCCAAAACCACAAGATGCACTTGGTTGGGTCCACACGTGTTGCTACAAAGGTGCACAACTTGGGCCCAGCGAGGGGGTGGAAGGGGCTAGGTGCTGTCTGCTGCCACCTGGCCTCCAGTGTCACCAGATGAGCCAGGTACTTCTCGAGGGCCTGGCCGTTTGGTCCGCGTCCCTGGGGCTCAGGGGATGCCCTCCTTCCGCTGACAGCACTGCGAGGGTGGTGCTGACCAGTCGTAGACATAGGAGAGGCGCAGCTGCACCTCGCGCTTGCACAGCCGGCCTTCGCGCAGCAGCGTCTGCTGTTTCTCTAGCATGTCCTCCGGGCTCTGCTTGTGTGTCACCAGGTACTGGTTGCTGCAGCCGCGCGACTTGTACTCGGTGTCGAAGCGCGGGTCGTGCTCCCGCTGTACATCCACCGGAGCCAGCCAGGCGCCCAGAGACACGTCCTCACTGTGCCACGCGCGCAGGTACTCGCGGCTGAGGCGCAGGTAATGCACCAGGTCCGCCGAGAGCACGTAGCCGCCGCCGAGCGCGTAGGGGAGATAGTAGTCACAGAGCTGCCAGGCGGCCTCGCGCCAGCGGCCCCCGGGCTTGATGCGCCCGCGGCCCGAGAAGAAACCCCAGTagaggcggcggcggcgcgcgGGTTCGCGAGCTCGCAGCTCGGCCAGCAGCGCGTCCAGTCGAGCGAAAGAGTCGTCGTCTGCCTTGAGAACGAACTCGAAGGCCACGTGCTCGTCCAGCCAGGCCAGCATGGCCAGCACCTTGGCGGTGAGGTTCTCGTAGGCGTCGCGCAGCGCTGGCAGCAGCAACAGGTCCCCGTGCCGCTCCTGCTCGCGCTCCAGGGCGCGCCGCTGCTCGGCGCCCAGGCCGCCGGTACCCACGGCGAAGCGCGCCCACACGTCGCCGGTGCCACCGCGCCGCGCCGCTGACAGCCACGTGCTGCGCACCGCGGTACGGCGCTCTGCTGCACGGGGAGCGCTGGCGACCAGTACGGCCAAGAAGGCGGCGGCGCGGGGCGCAGCGGCGGCAGCGGGAGCGGCTCCCTGGGACGCGCACCGCGCCAAATAGAGCAACGCTGCGCTGCAGAGCGCGAGGCCGCCCAGGACCAGAGTCGCCCGGCGCCGCCACGCGCGCCGCAGCAGCCTCATCGCGGCGGGGGGCCGCGCCGAATGCGCAGGCGCGGCGCCGAGCGGGCGACGCGTGCGCGCGATACTCCCGGGCGCGCGGGCCTCCCCTCGGCGCCTACACCCGGCGGCGGGCCGTGGGCGGAAGTCGCCCTGAGGCAGCGTGTCCGGAGGCGCTTGGGTCCGGCTTTCTACCGGGGTGGGGAGGGCGGGACCAGGCCGGTCATCACGTGCCCCCGCATGCTCTTCTCATTGGCTCCCTTGGAGTGGCCGCGCGGGTGCTTCCGCCCGGGGGTAAGATGGCGGCGCCCGCGTCCGCACGGGCCGGACGGCTTGCCCGCCTCTTCCCGGAAGAAAGATGGCGGCGGCCTGAGCCGAGGCGGCTGGCGGCGCGAACGCTCCGCTGCGCTCCGGGACCGGCGCGGGCAGGAGGCGGTGAGTGAGGGCTGCGCCGGCGCAGCGCACCGGCTGGCGAGGGCGCGTCCGCCCCGGGGCTTGGTCCGCGGGCTGAGGCGGCTCAGCCGGCGTCCTCCTGCCGGCGTCCTCCTGCCGGCCCGCAGGAAGCCAAGGCCAGGCTGGCTGCCCCGATTCCTGCTGCCACGGTGCGCGTCCACCGGGCGGCGGGGCTCGGAGCCTGGAGCCGAGCGCAGAGCCCCGGACTGCGCCTCGGTCTCTGGGTTCTGGTCGCTTGAGTGCGCTGCAGCCGGTCCCAGAACTGCGCCCCGTCCCGGGGGACGCCCCGCGACCCCGCGCTGCTCTCCTTCCACCCCGGCCGCACGGCAGAGCGGGACCGAGGACCCCGGCCCAGGAGGAGCCCTGCAGAGCGATCATTAGTAAAACGGCCGTGGGACGTGCCGTCACGGAAGTTATCCGCGAGTGGGCCCGTCTCTCGCCAGAGCCCAGGCAGATGTGGTGTTTGGGGAGCGGGGTCGACAGATACGGCGGGACGGCTGTCGCCTCCCCTTAGGTGTTTCCAGCCTCTGGTGGCCGGGCGACTCCTTGTGGGGAAGTGAGGCGCGGCGGGGTGAGAAGACAGCCTGCTCCCAGGCGGAGGCGGGGAAGTGAGCTGCCGCCGGCTtgctcttcctgctcttcctgctcTTGCTTCCCCGCGAGATGAGTACCTGCTGCGGACCCAGGAGAAGCGTCCCTGGGTGGACTCTTGGAATTCGTGGTTACTTGAGTTACTTTTCACTAAAACGTTGTACAGGTACCAGTTTCCATATGATTCATCGTGATAAACAGgatcaagctgggtgtggtggtgccaGGCCTGTAATTCTAGGGGACCGAGGCAGAAGGAGcaccagttcaagaccagcctgggcaacttaccttgtctcaaaataaaatgaaaaaggctggggatgtagctcagtggttcaaggttcagttccaaaataataataataataacaataataataataataataatacaacaatgaaaagggctggggatgtagcccagtggttcagtcctcagttccaaaataataataataataataataataatacaacaatgaaaagggctggggatgtagctcagtggttcagtcctcagttccaaaataataataataataataataatacaatgaaaaaggctggggatgtaactcagtggttcagtcctcagttccaaaataataataataataataataataatacaatgaaaaggattggggatgtagctcagtggttcaaggttcagttccaaaataataataataataacaataataataataataataatacattgaaaagggctggggatgtagctcagtggttcaaggTTCAGTtccaaaagaataataataataataataataataatacaatgaaaaaggctggggatgtagctcagtggttcagtcctcagttccaaaataataataataacaataatattaataataatgaagaagaagacgaagaagaaaaagaaggattgAGAACTGACTTAGTTGTTTCAAGGAGCAAAATTCAGCTCTTTGCTCACATGTGTTTTTATATCAGTGGATAGTGGAATTAACACCAGAAGGAAGTTGTCTTGATTCTCGCCCCCAGCAAACCCCACGACAGGCTTTCAAGTTTCTCCAGGGGAGACCCCAGGTCTCTTCAACTTGTGGTTCTTGGCAGGCTGCATGCCATCAAACACCTGCCACCTTGAGAGCAGCATTTCTGCTGTTAGTGTCCCCAGAGGTGGCACTTGctgagtgcctgctgtgtgctgACAGCCTGGTAGTTCTAGGAGGCAGAAACTGCATAAGATACCTCACCGGAATCCACAGAACTGCAGAGCAGGCGGTGCCACAGCTCACAGAGGTACCTGGAAGGGCTAGCAAGTGTTTGCCAGGTGGACACTTCATGGGCATTTCAGCCTTCCTGCTGTTCCCCAGGGGATGTGAATGGGGATGTGTGTAGTGGGTCACATGTGTAGAGGTCATTACAGGGGTCATTACAGTACGAAGGGCTGGAGCCCTGCTGGGTGAGCGGGAGAGTTTGCTGGCATTGAACCCTGTCAGCATTCTGCACTTAGGGTCCCTGGTCCTCACAAAACCCCAAGTCGGGGGCGGCAAGCTTCTCAATGTGTAGTGAAACACTGAGGTCAGAAAGGTCAGGTGACTTAGCCAAGGTCATGGAGCATAAGAGGGTTCGAAACAGGACCTGGAGAGTGAGTGATGAATCCTAGGTATGtgttggaggaggaggggtggagTTACGCCACACTGGCAGGTGGTACTATGGTCATGGGAGCAGCTTTGATCAGGAGACAGCGAGAAATCCAGAGTcttgtttgttattgttttttggtaccagggattgaatccaggggcgctcaaccactgagccacatccccaaccctttttattttttattttgagacagggacttgctaagttgcttagggccttgataatttactgaggctggctttgaacttatgatcctcctgcctcagcctcctgagcaactgggattacaggtgtgtgccactgagcctgacTGAAACCCAGAGTCTTTAAAAAGCAGGGAGGAggttagggttgtagctcagtggcaagagtGTTTGGCTAGTCCTggattccccagcactgcaaaggaagaggaagaactaCCACATGTGGTCCTGATCCTATGAATCAGGATCTCTGCCTCAGACTATAAGATGGGTGTGTTCACTGAAATGTGTGCAGAGTTTCACTAAATGGTGCATCTGTGTTTTCTCTCCAGACGATTAACTGCTTCTGAAGGTCTGGAGCTCTGGGCCCTGTTCTTCAGCCCTCGGTTGCTCCTGGGCCTCTGCTTGGAACCACGGCCCTTCTACAGCTCCCTGTGCCCCGTCCCTGGCCTACACGTTAAACGCTGTCCGCCCTCTCTGGCCACAGCAATGGTATTCAGGCAGCCTTCCTTCTGTGGCCTGGCTGCGCACTGCCTCTGGCTCCTGGGTGTTGTCCTTTTGATGGACGCATCTGCACGACCTGCCAACCACTCATCTGCTCGGGAGAGGGCAGCCAACAGGGAGGAGAATGAGATCCTGCCCCCAGACCACCTGAATGGGGTGAAGCTGGAGATGGATGGGCACCTTAACAAGGACTTCCACCAGGAGGTCTTCCTGGGGAAGGACATGGATGGGTTTGACGAGGATGCAGAGCCTCGGAGGAGCCGTAGAAAGCTGATGGTCATCTTTTCCAAGTAAGTGCTCACGCATGCTAGGCTTGCCCACAAGGTCCAGTCCAGCTGCTTATCGTGGGAGATGTTGCGGGGGCCGCCTTAGCACATCCAGTGGGAGACAGCACTGCAAGCCAGGGCTCAGAAGGTTTGCAGTGCTGGACCGAGGGTGGAGCTGGGGCCTCCGAGCTGTTCCTCAAGTCTGGGCAGCAGGAGGTTCAGAGGGCCAGAGGTGGGTTCTCTGAGGACTCTGAGCCAGGAGACTCCTGGGGGCCTATGTGTCAgctgtgtgtgcacacacccCTGCTTTTTCTGCTGGCCACTGCTGTGGTCAAGGGCATGGTGGACGAGGGTCACAGAAGGTTGCACTTTTAGCTAGATGGGGTAGCAAGGCAACAGCCACAGTCACAGAACATGCGCACGGCTCCTGTTGCTCCTTCTGTACCTGTTGCCTATCCCCGAGACCCTGGGTCTTTTCCTCTTTGGACAGTGTTATGTCCCTAGCGGGTCTTTGCCCTGAGTCCTGTCCCTTTGTCTacatgtgcaggtgtgtgtgtggccACTCACAGTACAGTGTGCATAGCTAACTGTCCTGAATGTTTGGAAGCCAGGAGTCTGTGATGCATCTGCTGCTGTCCCTGAGGGAGGGTCCATTCCTAGTGATGGACTCTGCCATCTGTGGGAGCTGCAGACCACACCACCCAGCTCTCCAGGGTCCCAGCAGCCCCAGCAAGTCCTTAGGTGCTTTCCCGTATCACCATGGGAAGAGGGGGTCGCTCCTCCTGGCAGGTCGCAGCCGTTTCTGGAGTCTCCAGGGCCAGGAATATCCATTCGTTTGTCTGTCAAGAGTTCTGGGGGCCACGTCTGAGTCTCACCCTCCATTTCCCACCCACAGGGTGGATGTGAACACTGACCGGAGGATCAGTGCCAAGGAGATGCAGCGTTGGATCATGGAGAAGACGGCTGAGCACTTCCAGGAGGCTGTCAAGGAGAACAAGATGCACTTTCGGGCTGTGGACCCTGATGGCGATGGTATCTTGGGGCCTGGTGGACAGGGCTCCAGGCAAGGGACCAGGAAATAGAGGAAGCCAGAGCCAGGAGCCCCTGAGGCATGGTTGGGGGCACCAAAGGGACACAGGGCTGCTGTCAGCCAGTTGGTT
This genomic interval carries:
- the B3galt6 gene encoding beta-1,3-galactosyltransferase 6; this encodes MRLLRRAWRRRATLVLGGLALCSAALLYLARCASQGAAPAAAAAPRAAAFLAVLVASAPRAAERRTAVRSTWLSAARRGGTGDVWARFAVGTGGLGAEQRRALEREQERHGDLLLLPALRDAYENLTAKVLAMLAWLDEHVAFEFVLKADDDSFARLDALLAELRAREPARRRRLYWGFFSGRGRIKPGGRWREAAWQLCDYYLPYALGGGYVLSADLVHYLRLSREYLRAWHSEDVSLGAWLAPVDVQREHDPRFDTEYKSRGCSNQYLVTHKQSPEDMLEKQQTLLREGRLCKREVQLRLSYVYDWSAPPSQCCQRKEGIP